One Streptomyces coeruleorubidus DNA segment encodes these proteins:
- a CDS encoding bifunctional glycosyltransferase family 2/GtrA family protein — MRTDSSPGTLPAREHLPAAPAGTPVLDVVIPVYNEEKDLQPCVRRLHDHLARTFPYAFRITIADNASTDATPQVATRLAAQIPEVTTFRLEQKGRGRALRAVWSASNAPVLAYMDVDLSTDLNALLPLVAPLISGHSDLAIGSRLARSSRVVRGPKREFISRAYNLILRGSLQARFSDAQCGFKAIRRDVAQVLLPLIEDTGWFFDTEMLVLAERAGLRIHEVPVDWVDDPDSTVHIVKTATDDLRGVWRVGRALATGSLPLDRLTRPFGDDPRDREIKDVPRGLARQLVGFCVVGGLSTLFYLLLYSGFRVFTGSQVANALALLVSAIANTAANRRLTFGVRGRGGVVRHQAQGLVVFGIGLALTSGSLAALGAATSEPAHSTELAVLIAANLAATVLRFLLFRAWVFPDRHDSETTVVASHRTDRFRAGEAADGTWRDATVRLLPVRPHDTDARDLR; from the coding sequence ATGCGAACCGACTCTTCTCCCGGCACCCTGCCGGCGCGGGAGCACCTCCCGGCCGCACCAGCCGGTACGCCGGTCCTGGACGTAGTGATCCCCGTCTACAACGAGGAGAAGGACCTCCAGCCGTGCGTCCGCAGACTGCACGATCACCTCGCCCGCACGTTCCCGTACGCGTTCCGCATCACGATCGCGGACAACGCCTCCACGGACGCCACCCCGCAGGTGGCCACGCGGCTGGCGGCACAGATCCCCGAGGTCACCACCTTCCGCCTGGAGCAGAAGGGCCGCGGCCGGGCCCTGCGGGCCGTCTGGTCGGCCTCGAACGCCCCCGTCCTCGCCTACATGGACGTGGACCTGTCCACCGACCTCAACGCCCTGCTCCCGCTGGTGGCGCCGCTGATCTCCGGCCACTCGGACCTGGCGATCGGCTCCCGGCTGGCCCGCAGCTCGCGCGTGGTGCGCGGCCCCAAGCGGGAGTTCATCAGCCGGGCCTACAACCTCATCCTGCGCGGCTCGCTGCAGGCTCGCTTCTCGGACGCCCAGTGCGGGTTCAAGGCGATCCGCCGTGACGTCGCGCAGGTGCTGCTGCCCCTGATCGAGGACACCGGCTGGTTCTTCGACACCGAGATGCTGGTGCTCGCCGAGCGCGCGGGGCTGCGTATCCACGAGGTGCCGGTCGACTGGGTCGACGACCCCGACTCGACCGTGCACATCGTCAAGACCGCGACCGACGACCTCAGGGGCGTGTGGCGGGTCGGCAGGGCCCTGGCCACCGGTTCGCTGCCGCTGGACCGGCTCACCCGGCCGTTCGGCGACGACCCGCGCGACCGTGAGATCAAGGACGTACCGCGGGGCCTGGCCCGGCAGTTGGTCGGGTTCTGCGTCGTCGGCGGCCTCTCCACCCTCTTCTACCTGCTCCTCTACAGCGGCTTCCGCGTCTTCACCGGCTCCCAGGTCGCCAACGCCCTCGCCCTGCTGGTCTCGGCGATCGCCAACACCGCCGCGAACCGGCGGCTCACCTTCGGGGTGCGCGGGCGCGGCGGCGTCGTACGGCACCAGGCGCAGGGCCTGGTCGTCTTCGGTATCGGGCTCGCCCTGACCAGCGGCTCGCTCGCCGCGCTGGGCGCGGCCACGTCCGAGCCCGCCCACTCCACCGAGCTGGCGGTCCTCATCGCCGCCAACCTCGCGGCGACCGTGCTGCGCTTCCTGCTCTTCCGGGCGTGGGTGTTCCCGGACCGACACGACAGCGAGACGACGGTCGTCGCCTCGCACCGCACCGACCGGTTCCGCGCCGGTGAAGCCGCGGACGGCACCTGGAGGGACGCCACCGTGCGGCTGCTGCCGGTGCGCCCCCACGACACCGATGCGAGGGACCTGCGATGA
- a CDS encoding sensor histidine kinase — MSGRRRPSTQPRAGKLSRAGKPRTLRTRLVVASVVLIAVVCAVIGTVTTLALRSHLYEQLNGQVDEAGKRLSGPMKPGREDDSDSIDRVVGFVEGPAQPETIAAEVGADGTVTRAFIARASNEKGPFQRNSAVTLTDEQKADLAEVPTGGMHTVDIPGLGEYRVQYVLGTDGGSYYVALPTESVTTTINTLILVEASVTGAGLVAAAIAGSVLIGVATRPLRRVAATATRVSELPLHTGEVNLSERVPDSETDPHTEVGQVGAALNRMLDHVHGALHARQQSETRVRQFVADASHELRTPLASIRGYAELTRRGREDVGPDTRHALRRIESEAGRMTLLVEDLLLLARLDAGRPLQFEQTDLVPLVVDTVSDARAAGQDHNWRLDLPDEPALVSADAARLQQVLVNLLGNARNHTPPGTTVTARVQRRGTWLCVDVEDNGQGIPAELLPHVFERFARGDSARTRATGSTGLGLAIVQAVATAHGGAVTVDSVPGRTVFTVHLPALPAQPQPETSRQQHSQARHSVTTWAQQGA; from the coding sequence ATGAGCGGGCGGCGACGGCCGAGTACGCAGCCAAGGGCGGGCAAGCTGTCGCGAGCGGGCAAGCCGCGCACGCTGCGGACGCGGCTCGTCGTCGCGTCCGTGGTGCTGATCGCAGTGGTGTGTGCGGTGATCGGAACGGTGACGACCCTCGCCCTCAGGTCGCATCTGTACGAGCAGTTGAACGGGCAGGTCGACGAAGCCGGCAAGCGGCTGTCGGGGCCCATGAAACCCGGGCGCGAAGACGACTCCGACTCGATCGACAGGGTCGTCGGCTTCGTCGAGGGACCGGCCCAGCCGGAGACCATCGCCGCCGAAGTCGGTGCCGACGGCACGGTCACCCGGGCGTTCATCGCCCGGGCCTCCAACGAGAAGGGCCCCTTCCAGCGGAATTCGGCCGTCACCCTCACCGACGAGCAGAAGGCCGACCTCGCCGAGGTGCCGACCGGTGGAATGCACACCGTCGACATACCCGGCCTCGGCGAGTACCGCGTGCAGTACGTCCTCGGAACCGACGGAGGCAGCTACTACGTCGCCCTGCCCACCGAGTCGGTCACCACCACGATCAACACCCTCATTCTCGTCGAGGCCAGCGTCACCGGCGCCGGCCTCGTCGCCGCCGCCATCGCCGGTTCCGTCCTCATCGGCGTGGCCACCCGCCCCCTCCGCCGCGTCGCCGCCACCGCCACCCGGGTCTCCGAACTCCCCCTGCACACCGGCGAGGTCAACCTCAGCGAGCGTGTCCCCGACTCCGAGACCGACCCGCACACCGAGGTCGGCCAGGTCGGTGCCGCGCTCAACCGGATGCTCGACCACGTCCACGGCGCCCTGCACGCACGGCAGCAGAGCGAGACGCGGGTCAGGCAGTTCGTCGCCGACGCCAGTCACGAGCTGCGGACCCCACTCGCCTCCATTCGCGGGTACGCCGAGCTGACCAGGCGCGGCAGGGAGGACGTCGGGCCCGACACCCGGCACGCCCTCAGGCGGATCGAGTCCGAGGCCGGGCGTATGACGCTGCTCGTCGAGGATCTGCTGCTGCTCGCCCGGCTGGACGCCGGGCGGCCGTTGCAGTTCGAGCAGACCGACCTCGTACCGCTCGTCGTGGACACCGTCAGCGACGCCCGTGCGGCCGGCCAGGACCACAACTGGCGTCTCGACCTGCCCGACGAGCCCGCGCTCGTGTCGGCGGACGCGGCCCGGCTCCAGCAGGTCCTCGTCAATCTGCTGGGCAACGCCCGCAACCACACCCCGCCCGGTACGACCGTCACCGCCCGCGTCCAGCGGCGCGGCACCTGGCTGTGCGTGGACGTCGAGGACAACGGGCAGGGCATTCCGGCCGAGTTGCTGCCGCACGTCTTCGAACGGTTCGCGCGCGGCGACTCCGCGCGGACCCGCGCCACCGGCTCGACCGGTCTCGGCCTCGCCATCGTGCAGGCCGTGGCGACCGCGCACGGCGGTGCCGTGACCGTCGACAGCGTGCCCGGGCGGACCGTGTTCACGGTGCACCTGCCCGCGCTGCCGGCCCAGCCGCAGCCGGAAACGAGCCGGCAGCAGCACTCACAGGCACGCCACAGCGTCACCACATGGGCACAACAGGGCGCCTGA
- a CDS encoding response regulator transcription factor, whose amino-acid sequence MTTTSPQGRTELLRPDGSPVRVLVVDDEMSITELLSMALRYEGWQIRSAGDGTGAIQTARDFRPDAVVLDMMLPDMDGLAVLGRLRRELPDVPVLFLTAKDAVEDRIAGLTAGGDDYVTKPFSLEEVVARLRGLIRRSGADRRSDSTLVVGDLTLDEDSHEVTRGGEHIHLTATEFELLRFLMRNPRRVLSKAQILDRVWSYDFGGQANVVELYISYLRRKIDAGREPMIHTRRGAGYLIKPAAT is encoded by the coding sequence ATGACCACGACCTCGCCCCAGGGGCGCACCGAACTGCTCAGGCCGGACGGGAGCCCCGTCCGAGTGCTTGTGGTGGACGACGAGATGTCGATCACCGAACTGCTGTCCATGGCCCTGCGCTACGAGGGGTGGCAGATCCGGAGTGCCGGTGACGGCACGGGCGCCATCCAGACCGCGCGCGACTTCCGGCCCGACGCCGTCGTGCTCGACATGATGCTGCCCGACATGGACGGGCTGGCCGTGCTCGGACGCCTGCGCCGTGAGCTGCCGGACGTGCCGGTTCTCTTCCTCACCGCCAAGGACGCCGTCGAGGACCGGATCGCCGGGCTGACGGCCGGTGGGGACGACTACGTCACCAAGCCGTTCAGCCTCGAGGAGGTCGTCGCGCGGCTGCGCGGGCTGATACGCCGGTCCGGTGCCGACCGGCGCTCCGACTCCACGCTGGTCGTCGGCGACCTCACCCTCGACGAGGACAGTCACGAGGTGACCCGGGGCGGTGAGCACATCCACCTGACCGCCACCGAGTTCGAGTTGCTGCGGTTCCTGATGCGCAATCCGCGGCGCGTGCTCAGCAAGGCACAGATCCTCGACCGCGTGTGGTCGTACGACTTCGGCGGGCAGGCCAACGTCGTCGAGCTGTACATCTCGTATCTGCGGCGGAAGATCGACGCGGGGCGGGAGCCGATGATCCACACCCGGCGTGGTGCCGGTTACCTGATCAAGCCCGCGGCCACATGA
- a CDS encoding DUF2797 domain-containing protein, whose translation MAQAWKCSGLRWSADGPVLAWDGGRRSALTWGKRVAFGVAEGVVRTCVGARGHACPTGAAVSARSTGARCEECARLDRAHSVAADTIADDPRPYHVYLAWFGPGMVKVGITAQERGSARLLEQGAVCFSWLGVGPLMAARRTEELLRAALGVPDRIPYVEKRAVRAVLPEAAADRAVEVAELHARAVALGGWPESLVREPLRVVDHVEVFGLAGLPVAVGEVGELVAGGVVSGELVAAAGPDLHLATGATGGGVVVLDTRLMSGWGLVPAEGAELTVPVTEFKEEVGVQDGLF comes from the coding sequence ATGGCACAGGCATGGAAGTGCTCGGGGCTGCGGTGGTCGGCGGACGGTCCCGTGCTGGCGTGGGACGGTGGGCGGCGCAGTGCGCTGACCTGGGGGAAGCGGGTGGCCTTCGGGGTCGCGGAAGGGGTCGTGCGGACATGCGTGGGGGCTCGGGGGCATGCGTGTCCGACGGGGGCGGCCGTGTCGGCGCGGAGTACGGGGGCGCGGTGCGAGGAGTGTGCGCGGCTGGACCGGGCGCACTCCGTGGCCGCCGACACGATCGCGGACGATCCGCGGCCGTACCACGTGTATCTGGCGTGGTTCGGGCCCGGCATGGTCAAGGTCGGGATCACGGCGCAGGAGCGGGGATCGGCCAGGCTGCTCGAGCAGGGGGCTGTGTGCTTCAGCTGGCTGGGAGTCGGGCCGCTCATGGCCGCGCGGCGTACCGAGGAGTTGTTGCGGGCCGCGCTGGGGGTGCCCGACCGGATTCCATACGTCGAGAAGCGGGCCGTGCGGGCCGTGCTTCCGGAGGCGGCGGCTGACCGGGCCGTCGAGGTCGCCGAGCTGCATGCGCGGGCGGTCGCGCTGGGTGGGTGGCCGGAGTCGCTCGTGCGGGAGCCTCTGCGAGTTGTCGATCATGTGGAGGTGTTCGGGCTGGCCGGGTTGCCCGTCGCCGTCGGGGAGGTGGGGGAGCTCGTCGCCGGTGGGGTCGTGAGCGGGGAGCTCGTGGCCGCTGCCGGGCCCGATCTGCATCTGGCGACCGGGGCGACCGGGGGTGGGGTCGTCGTGCTGGACACGCGGCTGATGAGTGGATGGGGGCTGGTGCCTGCCGAGGGTGCGGAACTGACCGTTCCGGTGACGGAGTTCAAGGAGGAGGTGGGTGTGCAGGACGGGTTGTTCTGA
- a CDS encoding HGxxPAAW family protein, translating into MSAHQYDHGHTVAGWVGTGIGSVGAAVAGVGVCFVSGVLIAGGLGIGVVGLLVTWALHLAGWGKGPGIRPRDEWGWRVRDSGARAGHDKCLACRLAGRRRVAGSGRTAEVAGGVSVRGEVSVGGEAEAAAVGADAGR; encoded by the coding sequence ATGAGCGCACATCAGTATGACCACGGGCACACGGTCGCCGGGTGGGTCGGAACCGGGATCGGGAGTGTCGGGGCCGCTGTGGCGGGGGTGGGGGTCTGTTTTGTTTCGGGTGTGCTGATCGCCGGTGGGCTCGGGATCGGTGTGGTCGGTCTGCTTGTCACCTGGGCGCTGCATCTGGCCGGCTGGGGGAAGGGGCCGGGGATCCGGCCCCGGGACGAGTGGGGGTGGCGGGTGCGGGACTCGGGGGCGCGGGCCGGGCATGACAAGTGCCTCGCGTGCCGGCTGGCCGGGCGGCGGCGGGTGGCGGGTTCGGGCCGTACCGCGGAGGTGGCCGGGGGTGTTTCCGTGCGCGGCGAGGTGAGCGTGGGCGGGGAGGCCGAGGCTGCCGCCGTGGGGGCCGATGCCGGGCGTTGA
- a CDS encoding MarR family winged helix-turn-helix transcriptional regulator: protein MQAKSRPAATPEQALSAMDHLIATHLVGQHEIAQRVGLSVTDLTCFAYVIEAGENLPTAGDLAARVHVTTGAVTGILNRLERADYITRRPDPTDRRRIRVAARPDAVARIREVYEPYYARLTQLLADYSPDEIAVLNDWFTRASGLAADYLKEHCRTD, encoded by the coding sequence ATGCAAGCCAAGTCGCGTCCGGCCGCCACGCCGGAGCAGGCACTGTCGGCGATGGACCACCTCATCGCGACCCACCTGGTCGGACAGCACGAGATCGCCCAACGGGTGGGCCTGAGTGTGACCGACCTCACCTGCTTCGCCTACGTCATCGAGGCCGGCGAGAACCTGCCCACGGCCGGCGACCTGGCAGCCCGAGTCCACGTGACGACAGGCGCCGTCACCGGCATCCTCAACCGCCTGGAACGCGCCGACTACATCACCCGCCGCCCCGACCCGACCGACCGCCGCCGCATCCGCGTCGCCGCCCGGCCCGACGCGGTCGCCCGCATCCGAGAGGTCTACGAGCCGTACTACGCCCGCCTCACGCAACTCCTCGCGGACTACTCCCCCGACGAAATCGCGGTCCTGAACGACTGGTTCACCCGCGCGAGCGGGTTGGCGGCGGACTACTTGAAGGAACACTGCCGCACTGACTGA
- a CDS encoding GYD domain-containing protein encodes MPLYLSRFSYTPETWARLIVRPEDRAQAAQSYIESVGGKLHGFWYAFGTHDGYNLWEAPDNVSMAAVALAISGGGALSSFETTVLLTVDETIEALRTAEQVQYRAPGT; translated from the coding sequence ATGCCGCTCTACCTATCGAGGTTCAGCTACACCCCGGAGACTTGGGCGAGGCTGATCGTCCGCCCGGAGGACCGCGCACAGGCCGCTCAGTCGTACATCGAGTCCGTCGGCGGGAAGCTCCATGGCTTCTGGTATGCCTTCGGCACGCACGACGGCTACAACCTGTGGGAGGCTCCGGACAACGTGTCCATGGCCGCGGTTGCGCTGGCGATCAGCGGGGGCGGCGCGCTGAGTTCGTTCGAGACGACGGTTCTCCTGACCGTCGACGAAACGATCGAGGCCCTGCGCACAGCCGAGCAGGTCCAGTACCGGGCTCCTGGCACGTAG
- a CDS encoding DUF899 family protein has translation MTDVNKPPVVSRREWLAAIDTLRVREKAHTREGDAIAAARRRLPVTEVDPSVPLIGGKGHVPLIDVFEGRTQLFVSYHMWHDGRPAADQCEGCTFFTGQVRELSYLHQRDVTFAVFCQGPYEESDRYRRFMGWDMPWYSVPAESHARLIDGRHFGMKASYLRDGDRVYETYWTTGRGVEPMAPSYGILDMTVYGRQETWEDSPSGWPQPYETLGQQFRKDGRPTAQWARIAAGHDDDLDNGQPSTATGSSGCCS, from the coding sequence CTCCCGCCGGGAGTGGCTGGCCGCAATCGACACCCTGCGCGTCCGGGAGAAGGCGCACACCCGCGAGGGCGACGCGATCGCTGCCGCCCGGCGACGGCTGCCCGTAACCGAGGTGGACCCGTCGGTCCCGCTCATCGGAGGCAAGGGGCACGTCCCCCTGATCGATGTCTTCGAGGGCCGTACCCAGCTGTTCGTGTCGTATCACATGTGGCACGACGGCCGCCCCGCCGCCGACCAGTGTGAGGGCTGCACCTTTTTCACCGGCCAGGTCCGCGAACTGTCCTATCTGCACCAGCGTGACGTCACCTTCGCCGTCTTCTGCCAGGGCCCGTACGAGGAATCCGACCGCTACCGCCGCTTCATGGGCTGGGACATGCCCTGGTACTCCGTGCCCGCCGAGTCGCACGCACGGCTCATCGACGGCCGCCACTTCGGGATGAAGGCGAGCTACCTCCGCGATGGGGACCGTGTCTACGAGACGTACTGGACCACCGGCCGTGGCGTTGAACCCATGGCGCCGTCCTACGGCATCCTCGACATGACCGTCTACGGACGGCAGGAGACCTGGGAGGACTCCCCGTCCGGCTGGCCGCAGCCGTACGAGACGCTTGGCCAGCAGTTCCGCAAGGACGGACGGCCGACTGCGCAATGGGCACGGATCGCAGCCGGCCACGACGACGACCTCGACAACGGACAGCCCAGCACGGCCACGGGTAGCTCAGGCTGCTGTTCGTAG